CAGGGGGTTGATGGATGAGAGACGACCATACAATAAACTCAGATTGAACAACCACAGGGCGATCGGCGATCGGACAACCCAATCTATATCGATCTCGTTGAATTGTACCGTAGAATACCCGATCTAACGGATAAACCTTTGTTTCTTGTGATGTCTTCCCTTCCCTAGATTCTCTGAACTCCTTTAAGATAGAGAGATAGTCCTCAGTGCTTCCCAGTAAGCATTAGATCAGAAAATCAATGGGTTACAGTAATGGCAGATAGCAATAGGACAAACCCTGAAGAGAGCGCGATTCTCAGTTACAAAACCAGCAAAATCCTGGTGGTTGATGATGTACCTGAAAACCTGCGCTTGCTGAAAACTCTACTGAAAAATGAAGGATATGATGTACGATTCGCCCCTAATGCTAAATTCGCCTTAGCGAGTCTCACTCAATTTGTCCCGGATTTAATTCTCCTGGATATCATGATGCCAGAAATGGACGGATATACTCTCTGTGAACAATTAAAACGTAATCCCGAAACCCAAAAAATACCTGTTATTTTTTTGACCGCCTTAAATGAAGGAGCAGATAAAGTAAAAGGGTTTGAAGTAGGAGCAGTAGATTATATTACTAAACCATTTCAGGGTGAAGAGGTCTTGGCGCGAGTAGCCCATCACTTAAAGTTAACTCAGTTAAACCTCCAACTTCAAGAAAAAAACCAAATTTTACTCCAGAAAAACCATCAACTCCAAGAAGCAGAGCGAGAAACGCGACTCTTGTTAGAAGTCACTCAATATTTAACCCAAGCCTCTACCTGGGAAAAGGCCATTACCCAAATCATCAAAAGTATTTGCGATCGCATTTTCTGGGATTATGGAGAAGCCTGGTTACCCCAGGAGGACACCCAAACCTTATCCTATCTTCCCAATCCCTTCGTTACTCATCCGACGCTTAAACCCTTTTGTCAACTCAGTTCTACCTTAGAGTTCCAAGCCGGAGAAGGGCTACCTGGAAAAATCTGGCAGAATCAGACTCTAGAATGGATTCAAGATATTACTCAAGCCCCTGAAGAATTATATACGCGGCAATCCTTAGCCCTTCAAATTGGCTTAAAATGCGCCTTTGGTATGCCCATTTTAGTCAACCAAAAGGTGATGGCAATTCTAGTCTTTTACCAAAGTCAAATCACCCCTTGTCAACTAAATATCGTTGCCCTCGTTCAGGCGATCGCCAGCCAAATCAGTTTCCTGATCCAACGTAAACAAAGTGAACTGCAACTTCAACAGCAAGCCCAAGATCTCGCCCAAGCGCTTCACCAACTGAAAACTACTCAAATCCAACTGATCCAAAGTGAAAAAATGTCTAGCCTAGGGCAACTCGTGGCTGGAATATCCCATGAAATCAACAACCCAGTAAACTTTATTGCGGGCAACATCGACCACCTAGAAAGCTACATCCACGATCTGATTCAAGTGTATTATGCTTATCAACAATCCTATCCTGTACCTTCTTCTTCCTTAACTGAACTCATTGCCGATCTAGAACTCGACTTTACCCTAACTGACTTACCCAATGTCATCCTGTCTATGAAAAGCGGAACCGAAAGAATCACCAAAATTGTTAACTCATTACGTCGGTTCGCCCATTTAGATGAATCTCAACTCAAAACCGTAGACATTCATGATGAAATTGAAAGTGTACTTACAATCTTAAATAATCGCCTCAAACTCCAGTCTTCTCCAGACATGAGTCCAGTTAATATCTCCGAAATCCAAGTCGAACGAGATTATGGTCAATTGCCCAAACTCGACTGCTTTGCGGGAGACCTCAATCAAGCCTTTATGCAAATCCTGATGAACGGTATTGATGCCCTACAGGAAAGATATCACGGGGAAAAAGAACAGCCTAATTTTCCCTATAGTCTGGCGATTAAAACCCAATGGATTCAGGATTTATCTCAAGTACAAATCCAGATTAGTGACAATGGAATGGGGATTCCAGCAAATATTAAACCTCGCATTTTTGATCCCTTCTTTACCACTAAACCCGTCGGTAAGGGAACTGGGATGGGAATGGCCATCAGCTATCAAATTATTGTCGAAAAACATGGGGGTAGCCTTAAATGTCTAGATACTCCAGGCCACACTACCTTTGCGATCGCTCTTCCTCAACGGCCCAAAAAACAGTAACTTAGGCTGTGGGAAGTTTGGTAGATACTGCTTCTCTCTTCTAGAGGAGTACACCTTGAAGCCTTAGACCCTAATCAATACAAGCTATTTCCTATTCCCTAGCGCGAAGCCCTCTATGACCTGATTTTAGAGTTATGCGATTCACCTAGCCTAGCGCCTAGCGCTATACTATGGGACTGAGTCAAAAACTAGATCAAACCCTATGGATTGGCAATTATTGAGTTTAAGTTTTGCAGCCGTATTCTTGTCCGAGTTAGGAGATAAAAGCCAGGTTGCGGCGATCGCCCTCAGTGGCACATCCCGCTCTCCCCGCGCCGTCTTTCTGGGCACAGCGACTGCTCTATTATTAGCCAGTTTTCTTGGGGTAATGGTCGGTGAAGGAACCGCCGCCATCTTACCGACCAAGCTATTAAAGGCGATCGCCGCCCTCGGATTCGCCATCATGGCCGTACGTTTACTCTGGCCCCAAGAAGATATCCCTCAAGACTTTGATTCCGATTAGAGTCTCCCCTTAAACAATCATCTCCAAAGACGGATTCGGCTGATGTTCCACCCGGAATACATTCGCGTATAAATTAGCAATCACTTGCTTCCCTTCTTGAGTTAACTCCAGATAACCCAGTCCCTCCTTAATATAGGGAAACACTCCATGCCAATAAAACTTAGGATAATTATTGCGTAAATCCTCTGGATGACGATACTTGAGAGCCTTAGCCGCTCCCGTTTCCAAAAACTCATAATAGAGAGCGCTAATTTTTTGCAAATATCGAGGATCGCTCAATTGGCCAATCAAATCCGCTGCCCGAATTAA
This portion of the Roseofilum reptotaenium CS-1145 genome encodes:
- a CDS encoding TMEM165/GDT1 family protein, with the translated sequence MDWQLLSLSFAAVFLSELGDKSQVAAIALSGTSRSPRAVFLGTATALLLASFLGVMVGEGTAAILPTKLLKAIAALGFAIMAVRLLWPQEDIPQDFDSD
- a CDS encoding response regulator encodes the protein MADSNRTNPEESAILSYKTSKILVVDDVPENLRLLKTLLKNEGYDVRFAPNAKFALASLTQFVPDLILLDIMMPEMDGYTLCEQLKRNPETQKIPVIFLTALNEGADKVKGFEVGAVDYITKPFQGEEVLARVAHHLKLTQLNLQLQEKNQILLQKNHQLQEAERETRLLLEVTQYLTQASTWEKAITQIIKSICDRIFWDYGEAWLPQEDTQTLSYLPNPFVTHPTLKPFCQLSSTLEFQAGEGLPGKIWQNQTLEWIQDITQAPEELYTRQSLALQIGLKCAFGMPILVNQKVMAILVFYQSQITPCQLNIVALVQAIASQISFLIQRKQSELQLQQQAQDLAQALHQLKTTQIQLIQSEKMSSLGQLVAGISHEINNPVNFIAGNIDHLESYIHDLIQVYYAYQQSYPVPSSSLTELIADLELDFTLTDLPNVILSMKSGTERITKIVNSLRRFAHLDESQLKTVDIHDEIESVLTILNNRLKLQSSPDMSPVNISEIQVERDYGQLPKLDCFAGDLNQAFMQILMNGIDALQERYHGEKEQPNFPYSLAIKTQWIQDLSQVQIQISDNGMGIPANIKPRIFDPFFTTKPVGKGTGMGMAISYQIIVEKHGGSLKCLDTPGHTTFAIALPQRPKKQ